The proteins below come from a single Pleuronectes platessa chromosome 3, fPlePla1.1, whole genome shotgun sequence genomic window:
- the dchs2 gene encoding protocadherin-23 has protein sequence MCEGGMGRERTTASLLRALVLWLLYARTLGQVFNLTLSVKEGLPAKTIVGDLGAGLSRPSTGFFISESRDSYVFRDLEIDADTGIISTAVVLDRESRDRYEFVAATLTGEVIRVKIEVKDVNDHSPVFPKEEVDLEISESSPPGSRFQLEGATDGDEGEFGTRGYRITESEMGELFHLDYRSGSEKHMSLDLILDIKLDRETQDFYSLSIEAFDGGIPARTGTLQVNILVLDENDNPPVFNQTEYHASVREDAEVTSAVCQVHATDLDLGDNGRITYEINRRQSDPSEVFSINETTGVVYLNRPLDFETQAFHELIVSARDNGAQPESSSTFVGVKVVDINDNSPTISILFLSETGEALVSEAAAVGDYVARISVSDPDLEEEAGVTVTLEGGDGKFDLKQTDDFLYALCVNAELDREERDLYELKVRASDFGSPPLSSETVFLLRVADTNDWPPTFDKDVYVLSISEDAPPGSSLIQMQARDADEGLNSEVRYSILKSSQDSVVSIHPESGLVTTAAALDRETQMEVWFLVAAVDGGEPALSSTATVTVLVEDVNDNEPVFQQQLYNVSIPEHGAIGSCFLQVVATDADSPDFGTVLYSLSDGFDKQDEHPLFQIQPQTGELCVSQDIDRDTGQTVHDILIKAEDPDGLSAQTYVHIEIEDLNDNAPVFNPDEYTVSISSHAQPGTDILTVIATDRDSGSFGQVTYNILPGDVSSLFALDKQSGMLFLTSTLTHLGAASVKLSISAQDGGGLTSLRPALVTINILRSAQAPAVFQRSRYSFTVPEDAPPGTSVGTVAATHLADAEESVSYRISSGDPLSLFSVHPKSGLISSTELLDHESQPYALLVLQSYTNTSPVYSTTQVNITIADINDNAPVFPKLSDSITVSQNTLPGTVLFIAHAHDLDSGANGRVQYYLKSNRNGLFVVDPDRGTVTLNQSLQVDHQQRYSLEIVARDEGEFSLSSTLTLTVNVDHSAAEDSLAFETLVYQVEIGEGYRKDSRVIQVRAHRTRGAHMSNSGLTYSLEAEAGFPPAPFRVHPKTGWLYLSLNLDYETESKYRFRVMAVANDASLANTTVTATVIVLVLDINDNAPVFSSDVYFFTVSEGASPQGLVGTVKAVDKDSGKNAQLSYILLSDGKFFRINSKTGEIINWVALDREQHSQHSLKVMVTDQGHPRLNATASVQILVTDVNDNAPQFTHLPTSKELNLQIWADLPTGSLVTNMFAKDLDAGENGTVSFSLVTAGSEADELTHFEIDSKSGDIRTTELFSHSTEPFYTIRVTARDGGATFQEDTAVIHVQVHGLEALFGHGDHQIIRRFTVREDAELASIVGSASVSDEGKFHYSISEGDGSVHFGIDGSSGYIYVNQPLDYESAMQYLLMVRAEDVGSAPGANVSVLVSVMVEDVNDHTPWFRDKLVTFGLREDAAVGSLAFAFHARDADGTLPNSDLRYALTFDPGSSSRVPFKINPLTGSLTVAAPLDRETSPSFAFTVTATDQAVSREERRQTSVTAQIFLLDANDNRPVFVSVDTAQVMEDAEVGSLLHHFVAIDGDKGENGLVSYSITAGNTNGFFTLEEKTGLLFLSAPLDYETQRLHPLTVRAVDHGLPQLSSTQTLTVEVGDVNDQPPVFSQSVYNASVAENRDPGEPVVRVSATDKDSEENAVVWYSLLPGPGYELFGINPYTGLITTTSYLDREQQQHYTLRVQARDSSTRPLTGTATVLCSVQDDNDNPPEFMHSSFQISLPENLPPGIVHTAQASDPDNGENGTIHYSIQGDDYRGRFTINSHTGVVSTTQLLDREEKQNYTLNIQARDYGPTPLSSSTQLQLLLLDQNDNIPSFRSQSYHASVSEGLPVGAEVLRVGAVDPDEGANGDITYSLTDDSSQGAFSVDASTGVIRITRALDRESRAQYTLRAVATDGCTQGPLSSMASVTIQVEDVNDNMPVCDQNPINAWVSMRTLPNQIVTTVTARDEDQGENGTIHFLLSDEENLFDIHAESGEISLRRRVRAGFSGRKLQVEVSDRGRPALTSTCLVFIHLKGEHEGLQFTSKVYNSTAKENSRAGTWIAKVEASDQTNSRQRITYTIFSGNENHVFSINRHTGEIRLQKDNSLDFEASPEIQLVVLADNGLQMAHCRVSVTLLDINDNAPLFEHSGYRTAVWEGQVHNTYIMQVFASDADSGENGQIEYSILSGNLNEAFILDSVRGILATNVVLDREINPSYKLVLQAADRGTPPLSSTTTIRVQVVDVNDNSPAIPPMEPVLIAENLPAGYMVTQVTANDVDLSSTITYSFTDNLSTSSPFAIDRYTGVVTLTRALDHEEQTEYTLTVWASDTIHQTTGEVTVQVLDVNDNAPVFTQVSYQVELSELVSADTLVASVSATDRDSGLNGEITYRLLSSPLQGFYIQPNNGSVFTNRPLKAITHSNLIHLLVEASDGGDPIRSTVTSIDILILDTNDHAPLFHQDIYTLTVPEDTHTDTTLLTLSADDQDWSPENTHMDYTIIRGNEEKRFCLEVKMIQVENQMKNLGKLVLCNPLDRETTESYALTVSVSDRGHPPLNSSAVIMVTVTDCNDNAPVFSNIEYHAHVSETSQVGTRLVQVSAQDLDLGTNGLLQYDIISGNSKGHLKLDPHSGLLVVNHSLDYEEDSKYTLTIRASDGGDSSEEHNIAFSVVFITVLDENDNTPYFVFPTINCSVLENLPAYTHACSVLAVDNDLGHYGQLTYSITSSCFMDYGSGSPDRKEAFAIDPLTGNILTRQTFDYERESEYCFIVEARDKGDRAATVRVQVTISGVDEFSPVFTQKQYHFLLPEHVQHGETVGYVMAMDHDGGVDGMVQYSLVNSSPFFSMNKTIGAIFVSGPVFRRRGQAGEDMVELVVSASSPRLGSKSTTCLVFVNISSSAEALTGVPLDAHMLSLSVSLITFLLVLLIFVALVLRYKLKETAIKKAAAIASNLNQCTGSFSRSSSQSIISLQEIKRPSIVVTKSDVSSPYNQSESSGRGSAEGETAEDQEIKWINDYPCRKRDASVKGMKIPDSALPGDNISCHSIEVGPEHILSINKSFVSGLASTESLHHFREEGGGEGLLPAILRVRDMEENMGTKGYAALSEANGLADSYSSLLGLEEQMQGSYTWDYLLDWEPNYQTLASVFSDISMLPDEELQGGREDFAAESSCLMYPPPLITGVAQPGIRTVPTRKLGRVPTLSRRSSCRRYAYSPLARNTGLTPSAMTPTFSPSLSSLTMRTPSASPVVSDTGVGGIRLDAGPHTASLLEAEIQV, from the exons ATGTGCGAAGGAGGAATGGGCCGGGAGAGGACCACAGCGTCGCTCCTCCGCGCGCTCGTCCTGTGGCTGCTTTACGCACGGACGCTCGGGCAGGTGTTCAACCTGACGCTCTCCGTCAAAGAGGGTCTGCCCGCCAAGACCATCGTTGGAGATCTGGGAGCGGGGCTCAGCCGGCCGAGCACCGGCTTCTTCATCTCAGAGAGCAGAGACTCGTACGTGTTCAGGGACCTGGAGATAGACGCGGACACCGGGATCATCTCCACGGCTGTGGTGCTggacagagagagcagggaCAGGTACGAGTTTGTCGCAGCCACCCTCACAGGCGAGGTGATAAGAGTGAAGATTGAGGTGAAGGATGTGAACGACCACTCGCCCGTGTTTCCTAAAGAGGAGGTCGACTTGGAGATATCTGAGTCAAGCCCCCCGGGGAGTCGGTTTCAGCTTGAGGGGGCCACAGACGGGGATGAGGGTGAGTTTGGCACCCGGGGGTACCGGATCACAGAGAGCGAGATGGGGGAGTTGTTCCACCTGGATTATCGCAGCGGATCTGAGAAGCACATGAGCCTGGATCTCATCCTCGACATTAAACTGGACCGAGAAACGCAGGACTTCTACTCCCTGAGCATCGAGGCCTTCGATGGGGGCATCCCAGCCAGGACGGGCACCCTGCAGGTGAACATCCTCGTCCTGGATGAGAACGACAACCCACCCGTGTTCAACCAGACTGAATATCACGCCTCGGTGCGCGAGGACGCCGAGGTCACGTCTGCTGTTTGTCAGGTGCACGCCACTGACCTCGACCTGGGGGACAATGGCCGGATCACCTATGAGATCAACAGGCGTCAGAGTGACCCGAGCGAGGTGTTCTCCATCAACGAAACCACGGGGGTGGTGTACCTCAACAGGCCGCTGGACTTCGAGACTCAAGCTTTCCACGAGTTGATCGTCAGCGCCAGAGACAACGGGGCTCAGCCCGAGTCCAGCAGCACGTTCGTGGGGGTGAAGGTGGTCGACATCAACGACAACAGTCCCACCATCAGCATCTTGTTCCTCAGCGAGACGGGGGAGGCGCTGGTGTCCGAGGCAGCAGCAGTCGGGGACTACGTCGCCCGGATCTCAGTGTCAGACCccgacctggaggaggaggctggggtCACTGTCACACTGGAGGGAGGTGACGGGAAGTTTGACCTGAAGCAGACAGATGATTTCCTGTACGCTCTGTGTGTCAATGCAGAGTTGGACAGGGAGGAACGTGACCTGTATGAGTTGAAGGTTCGAGCATCAGATTTTGGGAGCCCACCTCTGAGCAGTGAGACGGTGTTTCTCCTCAGGGTGGCCGACACCAACGACTGGCCCCCGACGTTTGACAAGGACGTGTACGTCCTCAGCATCTCAGAGGACGCTCCGCCGGGGAGCTCCCTGATCCAGATGCAGGCCCGAGATGCGGATGAAGGCCTCAACTCGGAGGTCAGATACTCCATCCTCAAGTCCAGCCAGGACAGTGTGGTCAGCATCCACCCGGAGTCAGGCCTGGTCACCACGGCTGCGGCGCTGGACAGGGAGACGCAGATGGAGGTGTGGTTCCTggtggcggcggtggacggAGGGGAGCCGGCTCTGTCCTCCACGGCCACAGTCACCGTCCTGGTGGAGGACGTCAACGACAACGAGCCGGTGTTCCAGCAGCAGCTGTACAACGTGTCCATACCAGAGCACGGGGCCATCGGAAGCTGCTTCTTACAA GTCGTGGCCACAGATGCAGACAGCCCTGACTTCGGCACCGTGCTCTACTCGTTGTCCGATGGTTTCGACAAACAGGACGAGCACCCGCTGTTCCAGATCCAACCTCAGACcggagagctgtgtgtgtctcaggacaTCGACCGAGACACGGGACAGACGGTCCACGACATCCTGATCAAGGCTGAAGATCCA GACGGCCTGAGTGCTCAAACCTACGTGCACATTGAGATAGAGGACCTGAATGACAACGCTCCGGTGTTTAACCCTGATGAGTACACCGTGAGCATCAGCAGCCACGCCCAGCCGGGCACAGACATCCTCACCGTTATCGCTACTGACCGGGATTCTGGCAGCTTTGGACAGGTCACCTACAACATCCTCCCTGGGGACGTGTCCAGTTTGTTTGCACTGGATAAACAATCAG GAATGCTCTTCCTGACCTCCACGCTGACCCACCTCGGTGCCGCCAGCGTCAAACTCTCAATATCAGCGCAGGATGGGGGGGGTCTGACGTctctcagacctgcactggTCACCATCAACATCCTGCGCAGCGCTCAGGCTCCAGCCGTGTTCCAGAGGTCACGCTACTCCTTCACTGTGCCGGAGGACGCTCCGCCGGGGACGTCTGTGGGGACGGTGGCGGCCACACACCTGGCAG ACGCTGAGGAATCTGTCTCCTACCGAATCTCTTCGGGCGATCCTTTGAGTTTGTTCTCAGTTCATCCAAAGTCCGGCCTGATCAGCAGCACCGAGCTTCTGGACCATGAGTCGCAGCCGTACGCCCTGCTGGTTCTTCAGTCCTACACCAACACGTCCCCCGTGTACAGCACCACTCAGGTCAACATCACGATCGCTGACATCAATGACAACGCTCCTGTCTTCCCCAAACTCAGTGACTCCATCACTGTGTCCCAGAACACTCTCCCAGGAACAGTGTTGTTCATCGCTCATGCACATGACCTGGACAGTGGAGCCAACGGGAGGGTGCAGTACTACCTGAAGAGCAACAGGAATGGTTTATTTGTTGTCGACCCCGACCGCGGGACGGTGACGTTAAACCAGAGTTTACAGGTGGATCATCAGCAGAGGTACAGCCTGGAAATCGTGGCGAGAGATGAAGGGGAGTTCTCCCTGAGCTCCACTCTGACTCTCACTGTCAATGTGGACCACTCGGCTGCTGAGGACAGCCTCGCCTTCGAGACGTTGGTCTACCAGGTGGAGATAGGCGAGGGATACCGTAAAGACTCCAGGGTCATCCAAGTGAGGGCGCACCGGACCCGGGGAGCTCACATGTCGAACTCCGGCCTCACCTACTCCTTGGAGGCAGAAGCTGGGTTCCCTCCTGCTCCATTTCGCGTTCATCCGAAGACGGGATGGTTGTATCTGTCCCTCAACCTGGACTACGAGACAGAATCCAAGTATCGTTTTCGTGTGATGGCCGTAGCCAATGACGCCTCGCTTGCGAACACCACAGTGACCGCCACTGTGATTGTGCTGGTGCTGGACATCAATGACAATGCTCCAGTGTTCAGCAGTGACGTCTACTTCTTCACTGTGTCAGAGGGGGCGTCGCCTCAAGGCCTGGTGGGAACAGTGAAAGCCGTGGATAAGGACTCTGGGAAAAACGCTCAGCTGTCCTACATCCTGCTCTCCGATGGGAAGTTCTTCCGCATCAACTCTAAAACTG GCGAAATCATCAACTGGGTGGCGCTGGACCGGGAGCAGCACAGTCAGCACAGTCTGAAGGTGATGGTTACAGACCAGGGTCACCCTCGACTCAACGCCACGGCCAGCGTTCAGATCCTGGTCACCGACGTCAATGACAACGCTCCGCAGTTTACACACCTGCCTACGAGCAAGGAGCTCAACTTGCAG ATTTGGGCCGATCTACCGACAGGATCCTTGGTGACAAACATGTTTGCCAAAGATTTAGACGCAGGAGAAAATGGAACAGTTTCCTTCTCATTGGTCACGG CTGGTTCTGAGGCTGATGAGCTCACACACTTTGAGATTGACAGTAAAAGTGGAGACATCAGAACCACAGAGCTTTTCAGCCACAGCACGGAACCGTTCTACACCATTAGAGTAACGGCCAGGGACGGTGGAGCCACGTTTCAGGAGGACACAGCTGTCATCCACGTGCAG gtTCACGGGTTGGAGGCTCTGTTTGGACACGGCGATCACCAAATCATCCGGCGCTTCACTGTGAGAGAGGACGCAGAGCTGGCCAGCATCGTCGGCTCTGCCAGTGTTTCAGACGAAGGGAAGTTCCACTATTCCATCTCCGAGGGGGACGGGAGCGTCCACTTTGGCATCGACGGCTCCTCTGGCTACATATACGTCAACCAGCCGCTGGACTACGAGTCGGCCATGCAGTACCTCCTCATGGTTCGAGCCGAAGACGTTGGATCGGCTCCTGGAGCCAACGTGTCCGTGCTGGTCAGCGTGATGGTGGAGGACGTGAACGACCACACGCCCTGGTTCCGTGACAAGCTGGTGACGTTCGGTCTGAGGGAGGACGCCGCAGTCGGGTCACTGGCGTTTGCTTTCCACGCCAGAGACGCTGACGGGACCCTCCCTAACAGCGACCTCCGCTacgctctgacctttgaccccggtTCATCGTCACGCGTGCCCTTTAAGATCAACCCTCTCACAGGAAGCCTGACGGTGGCGGCACCTTTAGACAGAGAGACCAGCCCCAGCTTTGCCTTCACCGTCACAGCCACCGACCAGGCAGTGAGCAGGGAGGAGCGTAGACAGACGTCAGTCACGGCTCAGATCTTCCTGCTGGACGCCAACGACAACAGaccagtgtttgtgtctgtggacACGGCTCAGGTGATGGAGGATGCAGAGGTGGGGAGTCTGCTGCATCACTTTGTGGCCATCGATGGGGACAAAGGGGAAAATGGACTCGTCTCCTACTCGATCACAGCTGGAAACACGAATGGATTCTTCACACTAGAGGAGAAAACAG GtcttttgttcctctcggctcctctggactATGAGACCCAGCGCCTCCATCCCCTCACTGTCCGTGCCGTGGACCATGGCCTTCCACAGCTCTCCTCCACCCAGACCCTGACGGTGGAGGTGGGGGACGTGAACGACCAGCCGCCGGTCTTCAGTCAGAGCGTCTACAATGCCAGTGTGGCGGAGAACAGAGACCCCGGAGAACCAGTGGTCAGGGTGTCAGCCACAGACAAGGACTCAG AGGAGAACGCCGTGGTGTGGTACAGCCTGCTGCCGGGTCCCGGCTACGAGCTCTTCGGCATCAACCCTTACACCGgcctcatcaccaccacctcctaCCTGgacagggagcagcagcagcactacaCTCTCAGGG TTCAAGCTCGGGACAGCAGCACGCGGCCTCTGACGGGCACGGCCACGGTGCTGTGCTCTGTGCAGGACGACAACGACAACCCCCCCGAGTTCATGCACTCGTCCTTCCAGATCAGCCTGCCAGAGAACCTGCCCCCCGGGATCGTCCACACTGCCCAGGCCTCCGATCCCGACAACGGAGAAAATGGAACGATACACTACTCAATACAAG GTGACGACTACAGAGGTCGCTTCACCATCAACAGTCACACGGGCGTCGTCAGCACCACGCAGCTCCTGGACCGTGAGGAAAAGCAGAACTACACACTCAACATACAGGCCCGGGACTACGGCCCCAcccccctcagctcctccacccagctccagctgctgctgctggaccagAACGACAACATCCCCTCGTTCAGGAGCCAGAGTTACCACGCCTCCGTCAGCGAGGGCCTACCGGTCGGAGCTGAGGTCCTGCGAGTCGGCGCCGTCGACCCTGACGAGGGGGCCAACGGGGACATCACCTACTCGCTGACAGACGACAGCAGCCAGGGGGCGTTCTCTGTGGACGCCTCCACGGGAGTGATCCGCATCACCAGGGCTCTGGACCGAGAGAGCAGGGCTCAGTACACCCTCAGAGCCGTGGCCACGGACGGCTGCACCCAGGGGCCTCTGAGCTCCATGGCATCTGTGACCATTCAGGTGGAGGACGTGAACGACAACATGCCGGTGTGTGACCAGAATCCCATCAATGCCTGGGTCTCCATGAGGACTCTCCCGAACCAGATAGTCACCACCGTTACGGCAAGAGACGAGGACCAGGGTGAGAACGGGACGATACACTTCCTCTTGTCCGACGAAGAAAACCTGTTCGACATCCACGCTGAGTCGGGGGAGATCTCGCTGCGGAGACGAGTGAGAGCAGGTTTCTCcgggaggaagctgcaggttgAGGTTTCGGACCGAGGACGACCCGCTCTCACCTCCACCTGCTTGGTTTTCATCCACCTGAAGGGAGAACATGAAGGACTGCAGTTCACCAGCAAGGTGTACAACAGCACCGCCAAGGAGAACAGTAGAGCCG GCACCTGGATTGCCAAAGTGGAAGCCAGCGACCAAACCAACAGCAGACAGAGGATCACCTACACCATATTCAGTGGCAACGAGAATCACGTCTTCTCCATTAACCGTCACACAG GGGAGATCCGGCTGCAGAAGGACAACTCCCTTGACTTCGAGGCGAGCCCTGAGATCCAGCTGGTGGTGCTGGCGGACAACGGGCTGCAGATGGCCCACTGCAGGGTCTCCGTCACCCTGCTGGACATCAACGACAACGCCCCTCTGTTTGAACACAGCGGCTACAGGACCGCTGTGTGGGAGGGGCAGGTGCACAACACCTACATCATGCAG GTGTTTGCCTCTGATGCTGACAGTGGAGAGAACGGGCAGATTGAATACTCCATCTTGTCCGGGAACCTCAATGAAGCCTTCATCTTGGACTCGGTGCGAGGGATCCTTGCTACCAACGTTGTTCTGGACCGCGAGATCAATCCGTCATACAA GCTGGTTCTGCAGGCAGCAGACAGGGGGACCCCTCCACtcagcagcaccaccaccatcagGGTGCAGGTGGTGGACGTCAACGACAACAGCCCGGCCATTCCCCCCATGGAGCCGGTGCTTATAGCCGAGA ATCTGCCGGCAGGTTACATGGTCACACAGGTGACAGCGAACGACGTGGACCTGAGCTCAACTATCACCTACAGCTTCACAGACAACCTCAGCACCAGCAGTCCCTTTGCAATCGACCGGTACACGGGCGTGGTCACTCTGACTCGAGCGCTGGACCATGAGGAGCAGACAGAGTACACGCTGACAGTTTGGGCGTCCGACACCATCCACCAGACCACAGGGGAGGTCACAGTTCAAGTGCTTGACGTCAATGACAATGCTCCAGTCTTCACTCAGGTCTCCTACCAG gTGGAGCTGTCGGAGTTGGTCTCCGCAGACACGTTAGTTGCGTCGGTGTCGGCCACTGACAGAGACTCTGGACTCAATGGCGAGATCACCTACCGACTGCTTTCCTCTCCTTTACAGGGCTTCTACATCCAGCCAAACAATG GTTCGGTTTTCACCAACAGGCCCCTAAAGGCCATAACTCACAGCAACCTGATCCACCTTCTGGTCGAAGCAAGCGATGGAGGCGACCCCATCCGCTCCACTGTCACCTCCATAGACATACTGATTCTGGATACCAACGACCATGCCCCACTGTTCCACCAGGACATCTATACCCTCACTGTCCCAGaggacacccacacagacaccacTCTCCTGACGCTGTCTGCAGACGACCAGGACTGGAGCCCCGAGAATACCCACATGGACTATACCATCATCAGGGGAAATGAGGAGAAGCGATTCTGCCTGGAAGTGAAAATGATTCAAGTAGAAAATCAGATGAAGAATTTGGGAAAACTTGTTCTGTGTAACCCGTTAGACCGTGAGACCACCGAGAGCTACGCACTGACTGTCAGTGTGTCCGACCGAGGACATCCTCCACTGAACAGCTCTGCCGTTATTATGGTGACTGTGACTGACTGCAATGACAATGCGCCTGTCTTTTCCAACATCGAGTACCACGCACATGTGAGCGAAACCAGCCAAGTCGGTACGAGGCTGGTGCAGGTCAGTGCTCAAGATCTTGACCTGGGAACCAACGGCCTGTTGCAGTATGACATTATCTCTGGGAACAGCAAAGGTCACCTCAAGCTTGACCCTCATTCTGGCCTTTTAGTTGTCAACCACTCCCTTGACTATGAGGAGGACTCAAAATACACCCTCACTATTAGAGCGTCTGACGGCGGCGACTCATCTGAAGAACACAACATTGCTTTTTCGGTCGTCTTCATCACAGTGCTGGATGAAAATGATAACACTCCATACTTTGTGTTCCCTACCATTAACTGCTCTGTGTTGGAGAACCTGCCGGCATATACCCACGCCTGTTCGGTCCTTGCCGTTGACAATGACCTGGGGCACTATGGCCAGCTCACCTACTCAATAACATCTTCTTGCTTCATGGACTATGGCAGCGGCAGCCCTGACAGGAAGGAGGCCTTTGCCATTGACCCCCTCACGGGCAACATTCTCACAAGACAAACCTTTGACTATGAGCGCGAGAGTGAGTATTGCTTTATAGTGGAGGCCAGGGACAAAGGCGACAGAGCAGCGACGGTGAGAGTGCAGGTGACCATCAGCGGAGTGGATGAGTTCAGTCCCGTCTTCACCCAGAAGCAGTACCACTTCCTGCTGCCTGAACATGTCCAGCACGGAGAGACGGTGGGTTACGTGATGGCGATGGACCACGATGGCGGGGTGGACGGGATGGTGCAGTACTCCCTGGTGAACTCCTCGCCGTTTTTCTCAATGAACAAAACAATTGGTGCAATCTTTGTGTCAGGTCCTGTGTTTCGCAGAAGAGGCCAGGCCGGTGAGGACATGGTGGAGCTGGTGGTATCTGCAAGTAGTCCCAGACTGGGCTCCAAGTCCACTACCTGCTTGGTGTTTGTCAATATCTCCAGCTCAGCAGAGGCACTGACCGGGGTTCCCCTGGATGCACACATGCTCAGTCTGAGTGTGTCACTAATCACTTTCCTCCTCGTTCTTTTAATTTTCGTGGCCCTGGTTCTTCGGTACAAGCTTAAAGAAACTGCAATAAAGAAGGCTGCTGCCATTGCCTCAAACTTGAACCAATGTACAGGCTCATTCAGCAGATCCAGCAGCCAAAGTATAATCTCTCTTCAAGAGATCAAACGCCCCAGTATTGTGGTGACTAAGAGCGACGTATCAAGCCCATACAATCAGTCTGAGTCCAGCGGTCGTGGGTCAGCAGAAGGAGAGACGGCTGAAGACCAGGAGATCAAATGGATTAATGACTACCCCTGTCGTAAAAGGGATGCATCTGTGAAAGGCATGAAGATCCCAGACTCGGCCTTACCTGGAGATAATATCTCCTGCCATTCGATCGAAGTAGGGCCAGAGCATATTTTATCAATTAATAAAAGTTTTGTCTCAGGATTAGCCAGCACAGAAAGCCTCCACCACTtcagagaagagggagggggtgaggggCTGCTGCCTGCAATCCTTAGGGTGAGGGATATGGAGGAGAACATGGGGACCAAAGGATACGCTGCCCTCTCTGAAGCCAATGGCCTAGCAGATTCTTACTCGTCCCTGCTGGGCCTAGAGGAGCAGATGCAGGGCAGCTACACCTGGGACTACCTACTGGACTGGGAACCAAACTACCAGACACTGGCGTCCGTCTTCAGCGATATCAGTATGCTCCCTGACGAGGAGCTTCAGGGTGGTCGAGAGGACTTTGCAGCGGAATCCAGCTGTCTCATGTACCCACCACCTTTAATAACCGGGGTGGCTCAGCCTGGCATCAGGACTGTACCTACACGAAAGCTGGGCCGTGTGCCAACCCTGAGCAGGAGGTCCTCCTGCCGCAGATATGCATATTCCCCCTTAGCCAGGAATACTGGACTTACACCTTCTGCCATGACACCGACTTTCTCTCCATCACTGTCATCTCTCACCATGAGGACCCCCAGTGCCTCACCAGTTGTCTCTGAcactggggtgggggggatcaGACTTGATGCAGGGCCCCACACTGCAAGCCTATTGGAGGCAGAAATACAGGTGTAG